The Fructilactobacillus ixorae genome has a window encoding:
- a CDS encoding class I SAM-dependent methyltransferase, with protein sequence MLSTKGLNLTMLSIPCVKSQQLHDPQSTKLIAKFENPTQFQEDCDAGYDQFLSRNVVVRHRYFSHFLEQKQDLYEQLLILGVGLDTKPDTLPCLKNKAVYGCDLAVADIQNIYQATGVHTQTKLVACDLENGMDQQFLTRLQAQGFSLTKPTLVLWEGGTFYLSPEAVVHDLSFLNQQLNLVGLLVDYMSSAVFNPPRHEKARRQLDLVAKIGCPWKSFFTPVEIKQLDHKLGFTEINVTAHGKIEQRVFGKVQLDEDIMYLSAAFKSVAGTK encoded by the coding sequence ATGTTAAGTACCAAAGGGTTAAATTTAACGATGTTGAGCATTCCGTGTGTCAAAAGTCAGCAGTTGCATGATCCACAGTCCACAAAGTTGATTGCAAAGTTTGAAAATCCCACGCAATTTCAAGAAGATTGTGACGCCGGTTACGATCAATTTTTGAGTCGCAATGTAGTCGTAAGGCACCGGTACTTTAGCCATTTTTTGGAGCAAAAGCAGGATCTCTATGAGCAGCTTTTAATTCTGGGAGTCGGACTCGATACCAAACCCGACACGCTCCCATGCTTAAAAAATAAGGCGGTGTATGGCTGTGATCTAGCGGTTGCTGACATTCAAAACATTTATCAGGCAACGGGGGTCCACACCCAGACGAAGTTGGTGGCGTGTGATCTCGAAAACGGAATGGACCAGCAGTTTTTAACTAGGTTACAAGCGCAGGGATTCTCGCTCACGAAACCAACCCTAGTGCTGTGGGAAGGAGGGACCTTTTACCTGTCACCAGAGGCAGTGGTTCATGACCTCAGTTTTTTAAACCAGCAGCTTAACCTAGTTGGCTTATTAGTTGATTACATGAGTAGCGCGGTCTTTAATCCACCCCGTCACGAAAAAGCCCGTCGGCAACTAGACCTGGTTGCTAAAATCGGGTGTCCCTGGAAGTCATTTTTCACGCCGGTGGAGATTAAACAATTGGATCACAAGCTGGGATTCACCGAGATTAACGTGACCGCGCATGGTAAAATTGAGCAACGGGTCTTTGGCAAGGTTCAACTTGATGAAGACATCATGTACTTAAGTGCGGCCTTCAAATCCGTGGCTGGCACTAAATAA
- the msrA gene encoding peptide-methionine (S)-S-oxide reductase MsrA: MKKEDTAIFAGGCFWCMVRPFEETPGIISVVSGYTGGHVPNPTYEQVCSHTTGHTEAVKITFDPSVISYKELVEIYWRQTDPTDAMGQFQDRGDSYRPVIFVNSPEQRKVAEASKKALEESGQFDAPIVTKIEPAQPFYPAEDYHQDFYKKNPLRAQIEEMGGREQFIKEHWSK; the protein is encoded by the coding sequence ATGAAAAAAGAAGATACGGCAATTTTTGCCGGTGGGTGTTTCTGGTGCATGGTACGTCCGTTTGAAGAAACTCCCGGGATTATTTCAGTAGTATCAGGATACACAGGCGGACACGTTCCGAACCCAACCTATGAACAGGTTTGCAGTCACACAACGGGACACACGGAAGCCGTTAAAATCACCTTTGATCCAAGTGTGATTTCATACAAAGAGCTGGTTGAGATTTACTGGCGGCAAACGGATCCTACCGATGCCATGGGCCAATTTCAAGATCGTGGTGACAGTTACCGGCCGGTGATTTTCGTGAATAGTCCGGAACAACGGAAGGTTGCGGAAGCTTCGAAAAAAGCATTGGAAGAGTCTGGCCAATTTGATGCTCCAATTGTGACTAAAATTGAACCAGCTCAACCATTTTATCCTGCCGAAGATTACCACCAGGATTTCTACAAAAAGAATCCACTGCGGGCTCAAATTGAAGAAATGGGTGGCCGAGAACAATTTATTAAAGAACACTGGTCTAAATAG
- the msrB gene encoding peptide-methionine (R)-S-oxide reductase MsrB, which produces MNKDELKQKLTPEEYAVTQEAATEPAFTGKYDQFFKKGIYVDIVSGEPLFSSADKYDSGCGWPAFTKPIKKENIKSKTDTSFGMIREEVKSSDAGSHLGHVFPDGPADKGGLRYCINSASLKFIPYDEMDAAGYGEYKQQVDENGGPNA; this is translated from the coding sequence ATGAATAAAGATGAATTGAAACAGAAGTTAACCCCAGAAGAATATGCGGTTACCCAAGAAGCAGCTACAGAACCCGCCTTTACTGGTAAGTATGACCAGTTCTTCAAAAAAGGGATCTACGTGGACATCGTCAGTGGTGAACCATTGTTTAGTTCCGCAGATAAGTATGACTCTGGTTGTGGGTGGCCAGCCTTCACTAAGCCCATCAAAAAGGAAAACATCAAGAGTAAAACGGATACTTCCTTTGGGATGATTCGTGAAGAAGTTAAAAGTTCTGATGCTGGTTCACACCTCGGACACGTGTTCCCAGATGGGCCAGCGGACAAGGGGGGACTCCGGTACTGCATTAACTCAGCTTCCCTCAAGTTCATTCCTTATGACGAAATGGATGCTGCTGGATACGGAGAATACAAGCAACAAGTTGACGAAAATGGAGGTCCAAACGCATGA
- a CDS encoding manganese-dependent inorganic pyrophosphatase, which translates to MTKELVFGHQNPDTDAIAAAIALAYLEKQDGYETEAVALGPVNPETQFVLDYFGVQAPRVVNHAQPETDQVMLVDHNEPQQSIADIAELKVTHVVDHHRISGFNTAQPLYYRAAPYGCCSTIITQMYSEEGVTIPKEIAGLMMSAIISDTLLLKSPTTTDVDRDALQALAEIADVDNYEDYGIQMLKAGTNVAAKSAQELIDSDAKSFVLGGKNVRIDQINVVDLADVNARLTEIKTAMKTEADAENYDLFLVLVTNVLTSNSELIGVGEPQDVVAAAFGNQFDENDVMQLPGVVSRKKQVVPPLTEQLQPTK; encoded by the coding sequence ATGACAAAGGAATTAGTTTTTGGTCACCAAAATCCAGATACAGATGCAATTGCAGCTGCAATTGCGTTGGCGTACCTCGAAAAACAAGATGGCTATGAAACAGAAGCTGTGGCACTTGGACCGGTGAACCCGGAAACCCAATTTGTCTTAGACTACTTTGGCGTTCAAGCTCCACGGGTGGTTAATCATGCCCAACCCGAAACTGATCAGGTAATGTTGGTTGACCACAATGAGCCCCAACAAAGTATTGCTGACATTGCCGAGTTAAAGGTCACGCACGTGGTTGATCATCACCGGATTAGTGGCTTTAATACCGCGCAACCCCTCTATTACCGGGCTGCTCCTTATGGTTGTTGTTCCACCATCATCACCCAAATGTACTCTGAAGAAGGGGTTACGATTCCAAAGGAAATTGCCGGCTTGATGATGTCAGCCATTATTTCGGATACCTTATTGTTAAAATCACCGACGACGACGGATGTTGATCGGGATGCCTTACAAGCTCTGGCAGAGATTGCCGACGTCGATAACTACGAAGACTACGGGATCCAAATGCTCAAAGCGGGAACAAACGTCGCAGCCAAATCAGCCCAGGAACTGATTGATAGCGACGCTAAATCCTTTGTTTTGGGTGGCAAGAATGTCCGGATTGACCAAATCAATGTGGTTGATCTAGCAGATGTCAATGCTCGCCTTACGGAAATCAAAACGGCGATGAAAACGGAAGCTGACGCAGAAAACTATGATTTGTTCTTAGTGTTAGTAACGAACGTGTTAACTAGCAATTCAGAATTAATCGGCGTAGGAGAACCTCAGGACGTGGTTGCAGCGGCGTTTGGCAATCAGTTTGATGAAAACGATGTTATGCAACTTCCGGGCGTAGTTTCGCGGAAGAAGCAAGTTGTCCCACCACTTACGGAACAATTACAACCAACTAAATAA
- the parC gene encoding DNA topoisomerase IV subunit A, translated as MAKHAEIKNLSLAAVMDERFSRYSKAIIQERALPDVRDGLKPVQRRILYSMNKDGNTYDKGFRKSAKSVGNVMGNFHPHGDSSIYDAMVRMSQAWKLRAPLIDMHGNNGSMDGDPPAAMRYTEARLSKIAGEMLRDIDKETVDWVLNFDDTESEPTVLPARIPNLLVNGATGISAGYATEIPPHNLSEVIDALIYLQAHPTATLDQLMQFIQGPDFPTGGIIQGLDGIKQAYATGHGRIVIRSRSTVIEMRGGKQLVQITEIPYEVNKAQLVKQIDEIRLNKKIEGIAEVRDDSDRSGLLISLELKRNADQRGILNYLYKNTDLQISYNFNMVAIKDMRPERLSLKTILTTYLAYQREVLTNRTQFDLQKAQARQHIVLGLIKALSILDQVIKTIRASENRKAARDNLVATYAFTIKQADAIVALQLYRLTNTDVTKLKCENADLAAKIAEFQTILANPQELDRVLKQELLAIAQEYQTPRRSTIQSEIESLNISKQVTVPDEQVMVMVSKDGYLKRTSLRSYNATELTDNGLKEADHPVFIQQLSTRASIYIFTDGGNWIYRPVHEIMEAKWKDTGEHISQLTGLTSTEKVIQVQAFNSLEQPGHFVIATRAGHIKQVEVRKLQPSRTYRSRAMTYVNLKDELDEVVNVTYRKADDYRHVLIMTEQGLGVRYAITEVAVNGPRTVGVQAIKLAELDRVINMQLVDETDQVAMVFQNGNFKKMAVAEIPLTARSRKGIKVLRDLKTKPNKLASFLRINPEETVLRVYTNTRQAEEILLADYHSAPRTSNGSNQVNVKTTGTPVQLEHLLLNPPAAE; from the coding sequence GTGGCAAAACACGCAGAAATTAAGAACCTGTCCTTAGCTGCCGTGATGGACGAACGCTTCAGCCGGTACTCCAAAGCCATCATCCAAGAACGAGCCCTGCCCGATGTTCGTGATGGGTTAAAGCCCGTGCAACGTCGGATTTTGTATTCGATGAATAAGGACGGGAATACATACGATAAGGGGTTTCGAAAGTCGGCCAAATCAGTTGGGAACGTCATGGGGAACTTTCATCCCCACGGGGATAGTTCGATCTACGATGCAATGGTCCGGATGAGTCAAGCTTGGAAACTCCGGGCCCCGTTGATTGACATGCATGGGAATAACGGATCAATGGACGGAGATCCACCGGCAGCCATGCGGTATACGGAGGCGCGGTTGAGTAAAATTGCGGGTGAAATGCTTCGCGATATCGATAAAGAGACCGTGGACTGGGTGTTGAACTTTGATGACACTGAATCAGAACCGACCGTCTTACCGGCCCGGATTCCAAACTTATTGGTAAACGGAGCAACCGGGATTTCCGCGGGATACGCAACGGAGATTCCCCCGCACAATTTAAGTGAAGTAATTGACGCTTTAATTTATTTGCAAGCTCATCCGACCGCGACCCTGGACCAACTGATGCAGTTTATCCAAGGACCAGATTTCCCAACCGGCGGAATTATTCAAGGCTTGGACGGAATTAAGCAGGCCTATGCAACGGGCCATGGTCGCATTGTCATCCGGTCACGGAGTACGGTCATTGAAATGCGTGGGGGTAAGCAGTTAGTCCAAATTACGGAGATTCCGTATGAGGTTAATAAGGCCCAACTGGTTAAACAAATTGATGAGATTCGCTTGAATAAAAAAATCGAGGGAATTGCTGAGGTGCGGGATGATTCGGACCGTTCCGGACTCCTAATTTCACTGGAATTAAAGCGGAACGCGGACCAGCGGGGGATCTTGAATTATTTGTATAAAAATACAGATTTACAGATTTCCTATAACTTTAACATGGTGGCCATTAAGGACATGCGGCCGGAACGGTTGTCGCTAAAGACGATTTTAACGACCTACTTGGCTTATCAGCGAGAAGTGTTGACTAACCGAACCCAGTTTGACCTGCAAAAGGCTCAAGCGCGCCAACACATTGTTTTAGGTTTAATTAAGGCCCTGTCGATTTTAGACCAGGTCATTAAAACGATTCGCGCCAGTGAGAACCGCAAGGCAGCGCGGGATAACTTAGTGGCAACTTATGCTTTTACAATCAAACAGGCGGATGCGATTGTCGCGTTACAACTTTACCGGTTGACGAATACCGACGTGACCAAGTTGAAATGCGAAAATGCTGATTTGGCAGCCAAAATTGCAGAATTTCAAACTATTCTGGCGAATCCGCAGGAATTGGATCGGGTGCTAAAGCAGGAGTTATTGGCAATTGCTCAGGAATATCAAACGCCACGCCGCTCGACAATCCAATCAGAAATTGAAAGTTTGAACATCAGCAAGCAGGTAACCGTTCCGGACGAACAGGTGATGGTCATGGTTTCCAAGGATGGCTACCTGAAGCGCACGAGTTTGCGTTCCTATAATGCCACGGAATTAACTGACAACGGTCTCAAAGAAGCAGATCATCCCGTCTTTATTCAACAGTTAAGCACGCGGGCTTCCATCTACATTTTTACCGACGGGGGAAACTGGATCTACCGCCCGGTTCATGAAATCATGGAGGCCAAGTGGAAAGATACTGGAGAACACATTTCTCAGTTAACGGGGTTAACTTCCACGGAAAAAGTAATTCAGGTCCAGGCTTTTAATTCATTAGAACAGCCCGGTCACTTTGTGATTGCAACCCGGGCGGGACACATTAAGCAGGTGGAAGTTAGGAAGTTACAGCCCAGTCGGACGTACCGGAGTCGGGCGATGACGTACGTTAACCTTAAGGATGAGCTGGACGAAGTTGTAAACGTAACCTACCGAAAAGCTGATGATTACCGACACGTCTTGATTATGACCGAACAGGGCCTTGGGGTGCGCTACGCCATTACGGAAGTAGCAGTTAACGGTCCCCGGACGGTGGGAGTCCAGGCGATTAAGCTCGCAGAGCTCGATCGGGTTATCAACATGCAACTAGTGGATGAAACTGATCAAGTGGCGATGGTGTTTCAAAACGGAAACTTCAAAAAAATGGCCGTTGCAGAAATTCCATTAACTGCTCGGTCCCGCAAGGGCATCAAAGTTTTACGGGATTTAAAGACGAAGCCCAACAAATTAGCTAGTTTCCTTCGGATCAATCCAGAAGAAACGGTCCTGCGGGTTTATACGAACACCCGTCAGGCAGAGGAGATTCTCTTGGCTGATTATCATAGTGCACCTCGGACTTCGAATGGTTCCAACCAGGTTAACGTTAAAACAACGGGAACACCCGTGCAGTTGGAACATCTGTTGTTGAATCCTCCGGCAGCAGAGTAA
- the parE gene encoding DNA topoisomerase IV subunit B encodes MTNKKDNQTYDADSIQVLHGLEAVRKRPGMYIGSTDSRGLHHLVYEIVDNAVDEAIAGYGDAINVTINADNSITVQDYGRGMPVDMHASGKPTPEVILTVLHAGGKFGQGGYKTSGGLHGVGSSVVNALSTSLTVRIVRDHTLYQEEFADGGNPVGTLTKLGKTKEPNGTTITFQPDPTIFTTVVYNFDTLATRLREAAFLLKGVKITLTDQRDGQERQEIYQFDEGIKEFVTYLNESKSTLGPVMDFDASKDGIEVEVAVQYNDGYTETMISFVNNVRTNDGGTHEAGFRSGWTKAMNEYARKVSLLKDKDKNLDGSDVREGLTAVISLRVPEAELQFEGQTKGKLGTPAARSIVDSVIAEQLLYFLMENGDFANTLIQKALRARKAREAAKKARDESRKGKKKKKSERLLSGKLTPAQSKDASKNELFLVEGDSAGGSAKQGRDRKHQAILPLRGKVLNTEKASVTDILKNEEISTIMYTVGAGMGPDFSLADANYDKIIIMTDADDDGAHIQILLLTFFYKYMRPMIEAGRVYVALPPLYKLQSGKGEHQKVEYAWTNEELERQRPDFPQGMTLQRFKGLGEMNADQLWETTMDPEHRTLIRVEIDDAALAEKQVSTLMGTKVEPRRNWIENNVQFTLEDEGSILDKTLE; translated from the coding sequence ATGACGAATAAGAAGGACAACCAAACTTATGATGCGGATTCCATCCAAGTTTTACATGGATTGGAAGCCGTCCGCAAGCGCCCGGGGATGTACATCGGCTCCACTGATAGTCGGGGTCTTCATCACTTGGTTTATGAAATTGTTGACAACGCGGTTGATGAGGCCATTGCCGGTTACGGAGATGCGATTAATGTCACAATTAACGCGGATAATAGTATTACCGTACAAGACTATGGACGGGGAATGCCAGTTGACATGCATGCTTCTGGTAAACCAACTCCAGAAGTAATCTTAACGGTCCTACACGCCGGGGGGAAATTTGGTCAGGGTGGTTATAAAACCTCCGGTGGACTACACGGGGTGGGGTCTAGCGTTGTTAACGCCCTTTCAACCAGTTTGACGGTCCGCATTGTCCGTGATCACACGTTGTACCAGGAAGAGTTTGCAGATGGTGGTAATCCGGTCGGGACGCTAACCAAGCTGGGCAAAACCAAGGAACCCAACGGTACCACGATTACCTTTCAGCCTGATCCGACCATTTTTACGACGGTAGTCTATAACTTTGATACCTTAGCTACGCGCCTGCGAGAAGCAGCCTTTTTACTGAAAGGCGTGAAAATTACCCTAACCGATCAGCGGGATGGCCAGGAACGGCAAGAAATTTACCAATTTGACGAAGGCATTAAAGAGTTTGTGACGTATTTAAATGAAAGTAAGAGTACGCTTGGTCCGGTTATGGACTTTGATGCCAGCAAGGATGGCATCGAAGTAGAGGTCGCCGTTCAGTATAACGATGGGTATACGGAAACCATGATTTCCTTTGTTAATAACGTCCGCACGAACGATGGGGGAACCCATGAAGCTGGATTTCGGAGTGGTTGGACCAAGGCTATGAACGAATACGCGCGCAAGGTTTCGTTGTTAAAGGATAAGGATAAAAACCTAGACGGGAGCGACGTTCGGGAGGGACTAACCGCCGTCATTTCTCTCCGCGTTCCCGAAGCAGAACTGCAGTTTGAAGGCCAAACTAAGGGTAAATTAGGGACCCCGGCTGCCCGCTCAATCGTTGATAGTGTAATTGCGGAACAGTTACTGTACTTCCTAATGGAAAACGGCGATTTTGCCAATACGTTAATTCAAAAAGCACTCCGGGCCCGTAAAGCCCGTGAGGCTGCTAAAAAAGCCCGGGATGAAAGTCGCAAGGGGAAGAAAAAGAAGAAGAGTGAACGGCTTCTCTCAGGAAAGTTAACGCCGGCGCAGTCGAAAGATGCCAGTAAAAACGAACTCTTCCTGGTCGAAGGGGATTCCGCTGGGGGTTCAGCTAAACAAGGCCGCGATCGCAAACACCAGGCCATTCTCCCGTTACGGGGGAAGGTCTTAAATACCGAAAAAGCCAGTGTAACTGATATTTTGAAAAACGAAGAAATTAGTACGATTATGTATACTGTTGGTGCCGGAATGGGACCGGATTTTTCCCTCGCCGATGCCAACTACGATAAGATTATCATCATGACGGATGCCGATGATGATGGCGCCCACATTCAAATTCTCCTGCTCACGTTCTTCTATAAGTATATGCGGCCAATGATTGAAGCCGGTCGGGTTTACGTGGCCTTACCACCCCTGTATAAATTGCAGTCTGGCAAGGGGGAGCACCAAAAGGTAGAATACGCCTGGACAAATGAGGAGTTGGAACGGCAGCGACCGGATTTTCCCCAGGGAATGACGTTGCAACGGTTTAAAGGACTAGGGGAAATGAATGCTGACCAACTTTGGGAAACCACGATGGATCCTGAGCACCGCACCTTGATTCGGGTTGAGATTGACGATGCGGCGCTTGCCGAAAAACAGGTTTCGACGCTCATGGGAACCAAGGTGGAACCCCGGCGCAATTGGATTGAAAATAACGTACAGTTTACCCTTGAAGACGAGGGTAGTATCTTAGATAAGACGCTAGAGTAG
- the plsY gene encoding glycerol-3-phosphate 1-O-acyltransferase PlsY has product MVKIVLLLIFAYLLGSIPNGIWIGKLFFHVDIRRHGSKNIGATNTLRVLGPVAGTIVMLLDIGKGWLATWLPMQLGIHSWYPLIFGIMAVLGHTFSIFDHFRGGKAVATSAGMLMAYNFSFFLLAAATAFTCVFITSMMSLGSILGFIIIFLVSFTTNDIALQVVAGVLTIFTLYRHRNNIKKIWNGTENILPFGLYYWYRKYRSTHHPH; this is encoded by the coding sequence ATGGTTAAGATTGTACTTCTTTTAATATTTGCCTATCTGCTTGGGTCCATTCCCAACGGCATTTGGATTGGAAAACTCTTTTTTCACGTTGACATTCGACGGCATGGCTCCAAAAATATCGGGGCCACGAATACCTTACGCGTCTTAGGTCCAGTGGCCGGCACAATTGTCATGCTTTTAGACATTGGCAAGGGCTGGCTTGCCACCTGGTTACCAATGCAACTAGGCATCCACTCCTGGTACCCACTCATCTTTGGAATTATGGCCGTCCTTGGTCATACCTTTTCCATTTTCGATCACTTTCGGGGAGGCAAAGCGGTTGCCACCAGTGCGGGAATGTTGATGGCCTACAACTTCAGTTTCTTTCTCTTGGCCGCTGCCACCGCCTTCACCTGTGTCTTTATCACCAGCATGATGAGCCTGGGCAGTATCCTAGGCTTTATCATCATCTTCTTGGTTTCCTTTACGACGAACGATATCGCACTGCAAGTCGTTGCGGGTGTGTTGACCATCTTTACTTTATACCGGCATCGCAATAATATCAAAAAAATTTGGAATGGAACCGAAAACATTCTCCCCTTTGGGCTTTACTACTGGTACCGCAAATATCGGAGTACCCACCATCCGCATTAA
- a CDS encoding aldose 1-epimerase family protein, translating to MTVVLQNDQLTIKINELGAELVSVTRAGHEYMWNADPKHWKRHAPILFPIVGKLNQDQYRYQGQTHHMPQHGFARDQPFQVVSQVPDQAVFLLEANDETLQMYPFNFSLFVSYTLRHERVEVQLTVMNTSAADEQLRFAIGAHPGFQVPLTTAKQPATLTVTPAEPYREIQLGTDGLTTAEHETTEFEKPVAVTHALFQGDAKIIDVRLNPKTELTLQAADQTWGVSVTGELNDYFGIWSTYPTVSNFVCLEPWWGIADSETVTGDLETKPGMRTLAAGAKKTFEYQLKFF from the coding sequence ATGACTGTTGTATTACAAAATGACCAATTGACGATCAAGATTAATGAGCTCGGTGCCGAGCTCGTGTCGGTTACTCGCGCTGGACATGAATACATGTGGAACGCCGATCCGAAGCACTGGAAGCGCCACGCTCCCATTTTATTTCCAATCGTTGGGAAGTTAAACCAGGACCAGTACCGCTATCAAGGACAAACTCACCATATGCCCCAGCATGGTTTTGCCCGCGACCAACCCTTTCAAGTGGTTAGTCAGGTTCCAGACCAAGCGGTTTTCTTGCTGGAAGCAAATGATGAAACGTTACAAATGTACCCGTTTAACTTCTCCTTGTTTGTGAGTTACACCTTACGACACGAGCGAGTTGAAGTGCAGCTGACGGTAATGAATACAAGTGCAGCTGACGAGCAACTGCGCTTTGCAATTGGCGCTCATCCGGGCTTTCAAGTTCCATTAACCACTGCTAAGCAGCCCGCAACTTTAACCGTTACTCCGGCGGAACCATATCGCGAAATTCAATTAGGGACAGACGGATTAACCACGGCGGAACACGAAACCACGGAATTTGAAAAGCCGGTGGCGGTGACTCATGCCCTGTTTCAGGGAGACGCTAAAATCATTGACGTTCGACTAAACCCTAAAACGGAGCTAACGCTCCAAGCCGCGGATCAAACATGGGGGGTATCCGTGACCGGGGAATTAAACGATTATTTTGGGATTTGGTCGACATATCCCACTGTTTCTAACTTTGTTTGTTTAGAACCGTGGTGGGGGATTGCCGATTCTGAAACGGTCACCGGGGACTTAGAAACCAAGCCCGGGATGCGGACGTTAGCCGCGGGGGCAAAAAAAACGTTTGAATACCAACTGAAATTTTTCTAA
- a CDS encoding tyrosine recombinase XerC gives MATKQTDQQLLTLFERYLVNERQYSPLTVRAYHDDLLQFQHFLQATGPQVTLTKVEPFDVEVFLSELHDHGDATNTIARKVSALSSFYNFLVNNQLASENPFRYVQIKHQYQHLPRFFYDRELEQLFKTAQANPKPELAERDLVILEVLYGTGIRVSECANLQLQQLDLENQMMLVHGKGDKDRYLPFGRYAHDAISTYLDQGRRTLMEKHHQHHETLLVDYQGRPLTARGIEYALTQIMQRSGLNSSIHPHMLRHSFATQLLNNGADLRTVQELLGHSNLATTQIYTHVTKEKLLQNYQQFFKRD, from the coding sequence ATGGCAACGAAACAAACCGATCAACAATTGCTAACCCTATTTGAACGGTATTTAGTAAATGAACGACAGTATTCACCGTTAACGGTCCGTGCCTACCACGATGATTTATTGCAATTTCAGCACTTTTTACAGGCAACGGGGCCGCAAGTGACGCTGACCAAGGTCGAACCGTTTGACGTGGAGGTCTTTTTAAGTGAACTCCATGACCATGGGGACGCTACGAATACGATTGCTCGCAAGGTTTCGGCCCTGAGTTCGTTTTATAATTTTCTCGTCAACAACCAACTTGCCAGTGAAAATCCGTTTCGGTACGTGCAAATCAAGCATCAGTACCAACATTTACCACGCTTTTTTTACGATCGGGAACTGGAACAGCTATTTAAAACGGCCCAAGCTAATCCGAAGCCGGAACTAGCTGAACGGGACCTCGTGATTTTGGAAGTGCTGTATGGAACCGGAATTCGGGTGAGTGAGTGTGCTAATTTACAGTTACAGCAACTGGACTTAGAAAATCAGATGATGCTAGTTCACGGAAAGGGCGACAAGGATCGGTACCTCCCGTTTGGCCGGTACGCACATGACGCCATTAGTACGTATCTGGACCAGGGGCGCCGCACGTTAATGGAAAAGCATCACCAGCACCATGAAACCCTGTTAGTGGACTACCAGGGGCGGCCGTTAACGGCGCGGGGAATTGAATATGCACTGACCCAAATCATGCAAAGAAGTGGCCTAAATAGTAGCATTCACCCCCACATGTTGCGCCATTCTTTTGCAACCCAACTTTTAAATAACGGGGCAGATTTACGGACGGTCCAGGAATTGCTCGGCCACAGTAACCTGGCAACCACCCAAATTTATACCCACGTAACGAAGGAAAAGCTCCTGCAGAATTACCAGCAGTTTTTTAAGCGCGATTAA